In one Niallia taxi genomic region, the following are encoded:
- a CDS encoding sensor histidine kinase — protein sequence MASTKKIEIFPARFGFFPYVFLIYTILPGVYIAHERMLKLVAGYILLGIFLFSYRQLYFLIRKKGFSLWLAIQISVIFILSLFYNFNILFMGFFPAHFIGYYANKQAFFKALSLFAVTLIVPFIYHWETLSFRSLLYFIPFLIIMLVSPFGIRSMERRMELEQQLDEANKQIKELVKREERVRIARDLHDTLGHTLSLLTLKSQLIGKLAVKSPELVRGEAKQMEEISRSALRQVRELVSDMRSITIPEELAESKAILEAARIDCHIDALSVEYEQISPLTQNIVSLCLKEAVTNVVKHSNASSCHVKLKREAGKLKLKVTDDGKGFPAEGQAFGNGLKGMKERLEIIEGNLQLSTNSGTTLFIEIPIVVKD from the coding sequence ATGGCTTCCACTAAAAAAATAGAAATATTTCCTGCAAGATTCGGCTTTTTTCCATATGTATTTTTAATCTATACTATATTGCCAGGGGTTTATATTGCACATGAACGAATGCTGAAGTTAGTGGCAGGATACATTCTCCTTGGAATATTCCTCTTTTCATATCGGCAGCTGTATTTTCTTATTAGAAAAAAGGGCTTTTCCCTTTGGCTTGCCATACAAATTAGTGTGATATTTATATTAAGCCTGTTTTATAACTTTAATATCCTGTTTATGGGTTTTTTTCCTGCCCATTTTATTGGCTATTATGCTAATAAACAAGCATTCTTTAAAGCTCTCAGCTTATTTGCAGTTACGCTGATTGTCCCATTTATTTATCATTGGGAAACACTCTCTTTTCGAAGTCTTCTTTATTTCATTCCCTTTCTTATCATCATGCTTGTATCTCCTTTTGGAATTCGCTCAATGGAAAGAAGAATGGAGTTAGAGCAGCAGCTTGATGAAGCGAATAAGCAAATTAAAGAACTTGTCAAAAGAGAAGAAAGGGTAAGAATTGCTCGTGATTTACACGACACTTTAGGTCATACATTATCGTTGCTGACACTAAAAAGCCAATTGATTGGCAAGCTTGCGGTTAAATCTCCAGAATTGGTGAGGGGGGAAGCAAAACAGATGGAGGAAATATCTCGCTCTGCATTAAGGCAGGTCAGGGAGTTAGTTTCAGACATGAGATCAATAACAATCCCGGAAGAATTGGCGGAAAGTAAAGCCATCCTAGAGGCTGCCCGAATTGACTGCCATATAGACGCCCTTTCTGTTGAATATGAGCAGATTTCACCACTGACACAAAACATTGTGAGTCTGTGTTTAAAAGAGGCGGTTACAAATGTTGTGAAGCATAGCAATGCAAGCAGTTGTCATGTGAAATTAAAGAGAGAAGCTGGGAAATTAAAGTTGAAAGTAACGGATGATGGCAAAGGGTTCCCTGCAGAAGGGCAGGCGTTTGGAAATGGGCTGAAGGGCATGAAGGAAAGACTGGAGATAATTGAAGGCAATTTACAATTGTCTACAAATAGTGGAACAACACTTTTCATTGAAATACCAATTGTCGTGAAAGATTAA